In Cytophagales bacterium, one DNA window encodes the following:
- a CDS encoding thiazole synthase, which yields MQPLKIADKTFSSRLLTGTGKFSSNELMEEALLVSGSELVTIALKRVDFRDKDDDIIKHLSHPQFNLLPNTSGVRTAREAVFAAELAREALQTNWIKLEIHPDPKYLLPDPIETLKAAGELVKLGFIVLPYCHADPVLCKRLEEAGTATVMPLGSPIGSNSGLETKAMLEIIIKQSNVPVVIDAGLGAPSHAAEAMEMGAHAVLVNTAIAVSQNPVEMAKAFKLAVEAGRMAYEAKLGGVSKKAVGTSPLTEFLEG from the coding sequence ATGCAACCACTAAAAATAGCAGACAAAACTTTTAGCTCACGGTTATTGACCGGTACCGGTAAATTTAGCTCCAATGAATTGATGGAAGAAGCTTTATTGGTTTCGGGGTCTGAGCTCGTTACAATAGCGTTAAAACGGGTCGATTTCAGGGATAAAGATGATGATATCATAAAACATCTATCCCATCCACAATTTAATCTTTTGCCCAACACTTCAGGGGTTAGAACTGCCAGGGAAGCCGTTTTTGCCGCAGAATTAGCACGCGAAGCGCTGCAAACCAACTGGATCAAATTAGAAATTCATCCTGATCCTAAATATTTGTTACCCGACCCTATAGAAACACTCAAAGCAGCAGGGGAATTAGTGAAGCTTGGCTTTATAGTATTACCCTATTGCCATGCAGACCCGGTTTTGTGTAAAAGGCTTGAGGAAGCTGGCACAGCAACCGTGATGCCATTGGGGTCTCCAATAGGAAGCAACAGCGGTTTGGAAACGAAGGCGATGCTGGAAATTATCATCAAACAAAGCAATGTACCGGTAGTTATTGATGCAGGTTTAGGCGCTCCGTCACATGCGGCTGAAGCAATGGAAATGGGGGCTCATGCTGTTTTGGTCAATACGGCTATAGCTGTTTCACAAAATCCGGTGGAAATGGCTAAGGCGTTTAAATTAGCCGTGGAAGCAGGGAGAATGGCTTATGAGGCGAAATTAGGAGGTGTTAGTAAAAAGGCAGTGGGTACGAGTCCGCTGACGGAGTTTTTGGAGGGATAG
- a CDS encoding ORF6N domain-containing protein, producing the protein MNKAPDNIPKVLVPNEVIASKIYLIRGQKVMLDRDLAQLYSVETKQLKRAVKRNIERFPVDFMFEFTKDEFENWRCQFGTSNSEKMGLRYPPFAFTEHGVLMLSSVLNSKRAVQMNIQIMRIYTRMREILLSNKDLLLKVERLEQKFGSHDRAINVIFEHLKKLIQHEEKPRKQIGFQIPQKKSTKKK; encoded by the coding sequence ATGAACAAAGCCCCGGATAATATTCCTAAAGTACTTGTTCCTAATGAAGTCATTGCAAGTAAGATATATTTGATCAGAGGGCAAAAAGTGATGTTGGATAGAGATTTGGCTCAATTATATAGTGTCGAAACAAAGCAGTTAAAAAGAGCTGTAAAAAGAAATATAGAACGATTTCCTGTGGACTTTATGTTTGAATTTACGAAGGATGAGTTCGAAAATTGGAGGTGCCAATTTGGTACCTCCAATTCAGAAAAAATGGGACTTAGATACCCCCCGTTTGCTTTTACTGAACACGGTGTGTTGATGCTTTCAAGTGTATTAAATAGTAAAAGAGCCGTACAAATGAATATCCAAATAATGAGAATATACACCCGGATGCGTGAAATATTGCTCTCTAATAAAGATTTATTATTAAAAGTAGAGCGATTGGAACAAAAATTTGGATCACACGATAGGGCTATTAACGTTATATTTGAACATTTAAAAAAACTCATCCAACATGAAGAAAAACCCAGAAAACAGATTGGATTTCAAATACCTCAAAAAAAGAGTACTAAGAAAAAATGA
- a CDS encoding hydroxymethylpyrimidine/phosphomethylpyrimidine kinase, with the protein MSATRPYVLSIAGFDPSGGAGLLADIKTFEVHNVHGLGVCSALTFQNEREFLDTKWIDPGEILMQIDALFKLYRINWAKIGLIENLDILGRIIDHLKSYNSGINIIWDPILKATAGFVFHDKIPKEKLFEICKKIYLVTPNFSEIMELLPGIRQDARANILSKYCKVLIKGGHRKFGFSTDILYHANHNEEIFEAKRIKENTKHGTGCVHSSALLANLANGKILASSCNEAKLYVEKYMMSDSGMLGYHSA; encoded by the coding sequence ATGTCAGCAACACGCCCTTACGTATTAAGTATCGCAGGTTTTGACCCCAGCGGTGGGGCCGGACTCCTGGCTGATATAAAGACCTTTGAAGTCCACAACGTTCATGGCCTGGGTGTTTGTTCAGCATTGACCTTTCAGAATGAGCGGGAATTTTTAGACACTAAATGGATAGATCCTGGCGAGATCCTAATGCAGATTGATGCGTTGTTTAAGCTTTATAGAATTAATTGGGCAAAGATCGGTTTAATTGAGAACCTTGACATTTTAGGCAGGATCATTGATCATTTAAAATCTTACAATTCAGGCATTAACATTATCTGGGATCCAATTTTAAAAGCAACTGCAGGGTTTGTGTTTCACGACAAAATCCCAAAAGAAAAATTGTTTGAAATTTGTAAAAAAATTTACTTAGTAACTCCAAATTTTTCTGAAATAATGGAGCTTCTACCTGGTATAAGGCAGGATGCCAGGGCTAATATTTTAAGCAAGTATTGTAAGGTATTGATAAAAGGGGGACATCGAAAGTTTGGTTTTTCTACAGATATCTTGTATCATGCAAACCATAACGAAGAAATCTTTGAAGCAAAGCGAATTAAAGAGAATACTAAACATGGAACGGGTTGTGTACATTCTTCGGCTTTATTGGCAAATCTTGCAAATGGGAAAATTTTAGCAAGTTCATGTAATGAAGCTAAGTTGTACGTAGAAAAATATATGATGAGCGATTCAGGTATGCTTGGTTATCACAGCGCATAG
- the thiH gene encoding 2-iminoacetate synthase ThiH, which produces MTFKEIFYQYSWSEIKESICSKTAQQVEYALSNSKRDIEDFKALISPAAAPYLEQMAALSRQLTQKRFGKTIQMYIPMYLSNECQNICTYCGFSLDNPMKRTTLSDEEILKEIEMIKSWGYDHILLVSGEANKTVGVAYFKNALKLIRPYFSHISMEVQPLDQQDYEELIPHGLNTVLVYQETYHKENYKKHHPKGKKSNFDYRLETPDRLGKAGIHKIGLGILIGLEDWRTDSFFTTLHLEYLEKTYWKTKFSISFPRLRPYIGGQQPKVVMTDKELVQLISAYRIFNEDAELSLSTRESANFRNNIIGLGITSMSAGSKTNPGGYTNGQQSLEQFEISDERAPAKIAEMIKSRGYEVVWKDWDVAYDC; this is translated from the coding sequence ATGACATTCAAAGAAATATTCTACCAATATTCCTGGAGCGAAATAAAAGAAAGCATCTGTTCAAAAACAGCTCAACAGGTAGAATATGCTTTGAGCAATTCCAAAAGAGATATTGAAGATTTCAAAGCCTTAATTTCTCCTGCAGCAGCGCCTTACCTGGAGCAAATGGCTGCTTTAAGCCGTCAATTGACACAAAAACGCTTTGGTAAAACGATTCAAATGTACATCCCCATGTATCTTTCCAATGAATGCCAGAATATCTGCACCTATTGCGGCTTTAGTCTTGACAATCCCATGAAACGTACCACGCTTTCAGATGAAGAAATATTAAAAGAAATAGAAATGATCAAATCCTGGGGGTATGACCATATCCTGTTGGTTTCAGGCGAGGCAAACAAAACAGTGGGAGTAGCATATTTTAAAAATGCCCTAAAGCTAATCCGCCCTTATTTTTCTCACATTTCAATGGAAGTACAGCCGCTTGACCAACAAGATTATGAAGAACTTATTCCTCATGGGTTAAATACCGTGCTTGTTTATCAGGAGACATACCATAAAGAAAATTACAAAAAGCATCACCCAAAAGGCAAAAAATCAAATTTTGATTACCGGCTTGAAACGCCCGACCGGTTAGGCAAAGCCGGTATCCATAAGATAGGATTGGGTATTTTGATAGGGCTGGAAGATTGGCGGACAGATTCATTTTTTACGACATTGCATTTAGAATATCTTGAGAAAACATATTGGAAAACAAAATTTTCTATTTCATTTCCGAGGCTAAGGCCTTATATTGGGGGGCAGCAGCCAAAAGTTGTCATGACTGATAAAGAGTTGGTGCAATTGATAAGCGCCTACAGAATTTTCAATGAAGATGCCGAACTTTCATTATCTACAAGGGAGAGTGCAAATTTCAGGAACAATATCATCGGGTTAGGTATCACCTCTATGAGTGCAGGCTCCAAAACGAACCCAGGGGGTTATACTAATGGACAGCAATCATTGGAGCAGTTTGAAATTTCTGATGAAAGAGCTCCTGCTAAAATTGCTGAAATGATAAAATCAAGAGGATATGAGGTGGTTTGGAAAGATTGGGATGTGGCTTATGATTGTTGA
- a CDS encoding ORF6N domain-containing protein, translating to MVPDEAIASKIYLIRGQKVMLDRDLAQLYDVETRTLIQAVKRNIERFPSDFMFQLSQDEFKILISQIVTSSWGGTRKLPYAFTEQGVAMLSGILHLNITICDFQII from the coding sequence ATCGTTCCAGACGAAGCTATTGCAAGTAAGATATATTTGATCAGAGGGCAAAAAGTGATGTTGGATAGAGATTTGGCTCAATTATATGACGTTGAAACCCGAACATTAATACAAGCTGTAAAACGTAATATTGAACGGTTCCCATCTGATTTTATGTTTCAGTTATCTCAAGATGAATTTAAAATCTTGATATCACAAATTGTGACATCAAGTTGGGGTGGAACAAGAAAACTACCATATGCATTCACCGAACAAGGAGTAGCTATGCTATCAGGAATTTTACATCTGAATATCACAATTTGTGATTTCCAAATAATTTAG
- a CDS encoding thiamine phosphate synthase produces the protein MKKNPENRLDFKYLKKRVLRKNEMKIIIISSKNHITNEHYVIEKLFDNGLEYFHLRKPAFSRSEMEKYINKIPEDYRKRMMIHSHPELINKYNLKGIHFNRRNPFDIELFDKEKNNILFSQSVHSLKEFETVMPELNYVILSPVFDSYSKKRYKSKFSKEQLKGFLSNYKKCQVETLDTTVETPDSAVDVIALGGIDKNKIAEAYELGFDGIALLGTLWNYFEKTRDIDKIVEKFISIKEKCQQHALTY, from the coding sequence ATGAAGAAAAACCCAGAAAACAGATTGGATTTCAAATACCTCAAAAAAAGAGTACTAAGAAAAAATGAGATGAAAATAATCATCATTTCCAGCAAAAATCACATAACCAATGAACATTATGTCATTGAAAAGCTATTTGATAATGGCCTTGAATATTTCCATCTGCGAAAACCTGCATTTTCCAGATCCGAAATGGAGAAGTATATTAACAAGATCCCGGAAGATTATAGAAAAAGGATGATGATACATTCTCATCCTGAACTGATCAATAAATACAACCTGAAAGGAATCCATTTTAACCGGAGAAATCCTTTTGATATTGAATTATTCGATAAAGAAAAAAATAATATCCTGTTCAGCCAATCAGTGCATTCGCTGAAAGAATTTGAAACTGTTATGCCGGAACTTAACTATGTAATTCTCAGCCCGGTTTTCGATAGTTATTCCAAAAAGAGATACAAAAGTAAATTTTCAAAAGAGCAACTTAAAGGGTTTTTATCAAACTATAAGAAGTGTCAGGTGGAAACACTTGACACTACTGTTGAAACGCCTGACTCTGCTGTTGATGTAATAGCGCTCGGAGGAATTGATAAAAATAAAATTGCCGAGGCCTATGAATTAGGTTTTGATGGGATAGCATTATTAGGTACATTATGGAATTATTTTGAAAAAACCAGGGATATTGATAAGATAGTAGAAAAATTTATATCTATAAAGGAGAAATGTCAGCAACACGCCCTTACGTATTAA
- a CDS encoding thiamine phosphate synthase — MVNTTRIISTFQYITHNIDGFSHSELVKQACKGGADWVQLRVKWEAYKDWKKIALQAKTVCKKYDARLIINDNVKIAKEINADGVHLGKHDMDPVKARQILGDNVLIGATANTFEDILSLYKAKVDYIGLGPYRFTLTKKDLYHKLGLKGYNEIMKVCVHNKIDIPIIALGGIRLEDVEKLIKTGIYGIAVSSAINNTKNKVDTTKAFLSKLECIAHSV, encoded by the coding sequence ATGGTCAACACTACCAGGATTATATCAACTTTTCAATACATAACCCACAATATTGATGGCTTTTCACATTCTGAATTGGTGAAACAGGCCTGTAAGGGGGGGGCTGATTGGGTGCAGTTGAGGGTTAAATGGGAAGCTTATAAAGATTGGAAAAAAATTGCGCTTCAGGCAAAAACGGTTTGCAAAAAATATGATGCAAGGTTAATAATAAACGACAACGTGAAGATAGCCAAAGAGATCAATGCTGATGGTGTACATCTGGGCAAACATGATATGGATCCGGTAAAAGCAAGACAAATTTTAGGAGACAATGTTCTTATTGGCGCTACTGCCAACACATTTGAGGATATATTAAGTTTATACAAAGCTAAAGTTGATTACATAGGCCTTGGACCTTACAGGTTTACACTAACAAAAAAGGACTTGTATCACAAATTAGGATTAAAAGGTTATAATGAAATTATGAAAGTATGTGTTCACAATAAAATTGATATTCCAATCATTGCTCTTGGGGGTATAAGGTTAGAAGACGTAGAAAAATTAATAAAAACCGGGATCTATGGCATTGCTGTTTCATCAGCAATAAATAACACAAAAAACAAAGTTGATACAACAAAAGCATTTTTATCAAAACTTGAATGCATAGCGCATAGCGTATAG